The Deltaproteobacteria bacterium genome has a segment encoding these proteins:
- the flhA gene encoding flagellar biosynthesis protein FlhA, with translation MDIQNSMPLPSVMKNSDVVVTVGVVLILVFMILPLPTFLLDVLLTLDITLAIIVIFVAMYTRNPLEFSVFPSLLLIATLFRLSLNIASTRLILLHGNEGTTAAGHVIKAFGAFVVGGNPVVGLIVFAILVVINFVVITKGAGRIAEVAARFNLDAMPGKQMSIDADLNAGLITESEARNRRAKIEKEADFYGAMDGASKFVRGDAVAGIIITLINIMGGLIIGVLQQKMTVSRAVQVYTLLTVGDGLVSQIPALIISTAAGIVVTRAAQDVHLGNAMVGQILVQPRAIVIASVILFLFGLVPGLPQLPFFLVSLLTGGIALTLIRGRRGAEAEDERAGAGGAGPEEVEPLQVLPLPDPLGLEVGYGLIPLVDSEQDGELLGRIRSMRKQFALDMGMIFPPVHIRDNLQLPATGYSILIKGNEVAKGEFMQGHLLAMKPARGPEKPVGIPTREPVFGLPAEWILEGEREKAQIEGYTVVDHCTILATHLSEIIKSHAHELLGRQEVQSLMDNLAKDYPKVVEELVPHLLSLGEVQKVLQGLLREQVSIRDLLTILETLADYAPMTKNVTHLTEYVRQALARTIVRPYQGDDGRISLITLDPRIENAISEAIQHTEKESYLSLEPQIAQKILSRTRQAMEEFLAANLQPIVLCAPVIRPHFKKLTERFLPRLVVLSHNEIPESVTIQSKGMVGWSDAD, from the coding sequence ATGGATATACAGAACTCCATGCCCTTACCATCGGTGATGAAGAACAGCGACGTGGTTGTGACGGTTGGAGTGGTCTTGATCCTGGTCTTCATGATCCTTCCGTTACCGACCTTCCTGCTCGACGTATTGCTTACACTCGATATAACCCTGGCAATCATCGTCATCTTCGTGGCCATGTATACCAGGAACCCGCTGGAATTCTCTGTTTTTCCGTCCCTTCTGCTGATCGCCACCCTGTTTCGTCTGTCCCTGAATATCGCATCGACCCGGTTGATCCTTCTCCATGGGAACGAGGGAACAACCGCCGCCGGCCATGTAATCAAGGCTTTCGGGGCCTTCGTTGTCGGGGGAAACCCCGTGGTGGGGCTGATCGTCTTTGCCATCCTCGTAGTGATCAACTTCGTGGTCATAACCAAGGGCGCCGGGAGGATCGCCGAGGTGGCTGCGAGGTTCAACCTGGATGCCATGCCCGGAAAACAGATGAGCATCGATGCAGACCTCAATGCCGGGCTCATAACCGAGAGCGAAGCCCGGAACCGGAGAGCCAAGATTGAAAAGGAGGCGGACTTCTACGGCGCCATGGACGGGGCCAGCAAGTTCGTAAGGGGCGATGCCGTGGCAGGCATCATTATCACCCTCATCAACATCATGGGTGGATTGATCATAGGTGTCCTCCAGCAGAAGATGACCGTATCCAGGGCCGTGCAGGTCTATACGCTGCTCACCGTTGGTGACGGCCTTGTCTCGCAGATCCCCGCTCTGATTATTTCAACCGCTGCCGGCATCGTGGTGACCAGGGCGGCCCAGGATGTGCATCTGGGCAACGCCATGGTGGGTCAGATATTGGTTCAACCGCGGGCCATAGTCATAGCTTCCGTGATCCTCTTTCTGTTCGGACTGGTTCCGGGTCTTCCACAACTTCCCTTCTTCCTGGTCTCCCTTCTGACCGGGGGGATCGCTCTGACTCTGATTCGCGGCAGGAGAGGGGCAGAAGCAGAGGATGAAAGGGCCGGAGCAGGGGGTGCCGGTCCCGAAGAGGTCGAGCCGCTGCAGGTGCTGCCCCTTCCAGACCCACTGGGGCTTGAGGTGGGGTACGGTCTTATTCCTCTGGTGGACAGCGAACAGGACGGGGAGCTCTTGGGCCGTATTCGGTCCATGCGCAAGCAGTTTGCCCTTGACATGGGGATGATCTTCCCGCCGGTTCACATTCGCGACAACCTCCAACTCCCAGCCACTGGATACTCGATCCTGATCAAGGGGAACGAGGTGGCAAAAGGGGAATTCATGCAGGGGCATCTCTTGGCCATGAAGCCCGCCAGGGGTCCGGAGAAGCCCGTGGGGATCCCTACGCGAGAGCCTGTCTTCGGTCTGCCTGCCGAATGGATTCTCGAGGGGGAGAGGGAGAAGGCCCAGATCGAGGGTTACACAGTGGTGGACCACTGTACCATCCTGGCTACCCATCTCTCCGAGATCATAAAATCCCATGCCCACGAGCTCCTTGGGCGCCAGGAGGTTCAGTCCCTCATGGACAACCTGGCAAAAGACTATCCGAAAGTGGTCGAGGAATTGGTTCCCCACCTCCTTTCGCTCGGGGAGGTTCAGAAGGTCCTCCAGGGTCTTCTGAGAGAACAGGTCTCCATCCGCGATCTTCTCACCATTCTGGAGACCTTGGCCGACTATGCTCCCATGACAAAGAACGTTACTCATCTGACAGAATACGTGCGCCAGGCCCTGGCCCGGACGATTGTCAGGCCCTATCAGGGGGATGACGGGCGGATCAGTCTGATCACCCTCGATCCCCGAATCGAAAATGCCATCTCGGAGGCGATCCAGCATACCGAAAAGGAATCGTATCTCTCTCTCGAGCCTCAGATAGCCCAAAAGATCCTGAGCCGGACCCGCCAGGCCATGGAGGAATTCCTGGCCGCCAATCTTCAGCCGATCGTTCTCTGTGCACCGGTGATACGCCCACATTTCAAGAAGCTGACCGAGCGGTTCCTCCCGAGGCTGGTGGTTCTGTCCCACAATGAGATTCCAGAGAGTGTAACCATTCAGTCCAAGGGAATGGTGGGGTGGAGCGATGCAGATTAA
- the flhF gene encoding flagellar biosynthesis protein FlhF → MQIKRYEARSMRDGLEQVKSDLGAEAIILSAKNIEPPAGLRGGGQRVEIIAANDLSAPEKVHPAGPAMLDVEPELEPIKDDIRQLKDLVSRLVFPRVPLPRGFDGVFQEMVFQGVRDEVALKLVLEAVENLGNSGDGKPPERKAVIEQVIQRFPPPAPILLERPGRRTVVALVGPTGVGKTTTLVKLAALFALKARKRVALVTVDSYRIAATEQLKVYGRIMDLPVVVVENRREMEEALSRLEGVDLVLIDTAGRTHRDRLWIHQLKGFFADLPVMKCLVLCCHTKQGDLDEIAGRFRLLGLDRLVFTKLDEAATFGAILNTAFSTGLALSYLTIGQRVPEDICEASPRIVSQLIFSRPGVKEARADERIGKAWRTAGGRTQRGE, encoded by the coding sequence ATGCAGATTAAGCGGTATGAGGCCCGGAGCATGAGGGACGGTCTGGAACAGGTCAAATCCGACCTGGGTGCAGAGGCCATCATCCTGTCGGCCAAGAATATCGAACCGCCGGCCGGGTTGCGGGGGGGCGGGCAAAGGGTGGAGATCATTGCCGCCAATGACCTCAGTGCCCCGGAGAAGGTGCATCCGGCGGGCCCTGCCATGTTGGATGTGGAACCAGAGCTCGAGCCGATAAAGGATGACATCAGGCAACTCAAGGACCTTGTGTCCCGCCTGGTCTTCCCCAGGGTCCCGTTGCCCCGGGGCTTTGACGGGGTTTTTCAGGAGATGGTCTTCCAGGGGGTGCGGGATGAGGTCGCCCTTAAACTGGTCCTCGAGGCCGTCGAAAACCTGGGAAACTCGGGGGACGGGAAGCCTCCGGAACGGAAGGCCGTGATCGAGCAGGTGATCCAACGATTCCCTCCTCCGGCACCCATCCTGCTGGAAAGGCCGGGCCGGCGGACGGTTGTCGCCCTGGTGGGCCCCACAGGCGTTGGAAAGACAACCACCCTGGTGAAACTCGCCGCCCTTTTTGCACTGAAAGCACGGAAGAGAGTTGCCCTCGTTACGGTCGATTCTTACCGGATCGCCGCCACGGAACAGTTGAAGGTCTATGGAAGAATCATGGATCTGCCCGTGGTGGTGGTGGAGAATCGTCGAGAGATGGAGGAGGCCCTGAGCCGTCTGGAAGGTGTGGACTTGGTCTTGATCGATACCGCCGGCCGCACTCACAGGGATAGGCTCTGGATTCACCAGCTCAAGGGTTTTTTTGCGGATCTTCCCGTGATGAAATGCCTCGTTCTCTGCTGCCACACGAAGCAGGGAGATCTGGACGAGATCGCAGGTCGATTCCGCCTTCTCGGACTCGACCGACTGGTCTTTACCAAGCTCGACGAGGCTGCCACCTTCGGCGCGATCCTCAACACGGCCTTTTCGACGGGATTGGCTCTCTCCTATCTGACCATCGGCCAGAGGGTCCCAGAAGACATCTGCGAGGCCTCGCCCAGAATCGTTTCCCAGTTGATCTTTTCCAGGCCTGGCGTGAAGGAGGCACGAGCAGATGAGAGAATCGGAAAAGCATGGAGGACTGCTGGAGGGAGAACCCAAAGAGGAGAATGA
- a CDS encoding MinD/ParA family protein translates to MRESEKHGGLLEGEPKEENDMDQAKTLRRMMEEGKEGVPEEKSRGGEAADAVQVVAVTSGKGGVGKTNVVANLAYSLCRLKRRVLILDADMGLANLDVLLGLVPKYTIQHVLTGEKTPEEIIIEGPGGMKILPASSGIQELTELTSQQRMALLSQLESLNQRTDVLLIDTPAGISPNVMFFNTMANEIVIIVSPEPTSITDAYAMIKILTTRYGEKYFHLLVNFVRDESEGLEVYRHLSMVTERFLNLSVRYLGFIPIDSHIQEAVRQQRAVAEIFPNCAAGRSFLALAKKVAGLSVPSTPRGNLNLFWQSLMGRPTDHRGEGILPRF, encoded by the coding sequence ATGAGAGAATCGGAAAAGCATGGAGGACTGCTGGAGGGAGAACCCAAAGAGGAGAATGACATGGATCAAGCCAAGACCCTGAGGAGAATGATGGAAGAGGGCAAGGAGGGTGTCCCTGAGGAGAAATCCCGCGGGGGAGAGGCAGCAGATGCCGTTCAGGTCGTTGCCGTGACCAGCGGGAAGGGAGGTGTGGGGAAAACCAACGTGGTCGCCAATCTCGCCTACTCCCTCTGCCGGCTCAAGCGGCGTGTGCTGATACTCGATGCGGACATGGGGTTGGCAAACCTCGATGTTCTCCTGGGTCTGGTACCCAAATACACGATCCAGCATGTTCTCACGGGTGAAAAGACACCCGAGGAGATAATAATCGAGGGACCGGGTGGGATGAAGATCCTCCCGGCAAGCTCCGGGATCCAAGAACTCACTGAACTCACTTCCCAGCAGAGGATGGCCCTCTTGAGCCAGTTGGAGTCTCTCAACCAGCGGACCGACGTGCTTCTCATAGACACGCCCGCGGGGATTTCGCCGAATGTGATGTTCTTCAATACCATGGCTAACGAGATCGTCATAATCGTGTCGCCTGAACCCACGTCGATTACAGACGCCTATGCCATGATCAAGATTCTGACCACGCGATACGGCGAGAAGTACTTCCACCTCCTGGTCAACTTCGTCCGGGACGAGTCAGAGGGACTGGAGGTCTACCGCCACCTCAGCATGGTGACAGAACGTTTCCTGAACCTTTCGGTCCGGTACCTCGGCTTCATCCCAATTGACAGCCACATCCAAGAGGCGGTCAGACAGCAGAGGGCGGTTGCCGAAATCTTCCCCAACTGCGCGGCCGGCAGGAGTTTCCTGGCTCTTGCCAAGAAGGTGGCGGGCCTTTCAGTGCCTTCCACGCCGAGGGGAAACCTCAATCTGTTCTGGCAGTCCCTGATGGGAAGGCCGACGGACCACCGGGGCGAGGGGATTCTTCCGCGATTCTGA
- a CDS encoding FliA/WhiG family RNA polymerase sigma factor translates to MESKLAVESIFKEYQKIDAREKEDLVLRFAPLIKLIVNRIALRLPPHVDSQDLINSGVIGLMDAIEKYDPTRGTSFKTYAEFRIRGAILDELRTLDWFPRSIRQKVNRLESAYADLERKLGRAAKDEEVAEALHMELEEFYEVLAQASAVSLVSLYDMGREDGEERSFLECIASREEGPAAALECQEVYETVGKAIEKLPDKERLVVSLYYYDELTMKEIGNVLNLTESRVSQIHTKAVLRLRAKLRRLADQ, encoded by the coding sequence ATGGAGAGCAAACTCGCCGTAGAGAGCATTTTCAAGGAGTACCAGAAGATCGATGCCCGGGAGAAGGAGGATCTCGTCCTGAGGTTCGCCCCGCTGATCAAACTGATCGTCAACCGTATCGCCCTCAGGCTCCCCCCCCACGTGGATTCCCAGGATCTCATAAATTCAGGAGTCATCGGCCTCATGGACGCCATAGAGAAGTACGATCCCACACGGGGTACCAGCTTCAAGACCTACGCCGAATTCCGTATCAGGGGGGCGATTCTTGACGAACTGAGGACATTGGATTGGTTTCCCCGGTCGATACGACAGAAAGTAAATCGCCTTGAGAGTGCCTATGCAGACCTGGAGCGCAAGCTCGGGCGTGCGGCCAAGGACGAGGAAGTGGCAGAGGCTCTGCACATGGAGCTCGAGGAGTTCTATGAAGTCCTGGCCCAGGCCAGCGCGGTCTCCCTGGTCAGTCTCTATGACATGGGGAGAGAGGACGGCGAGGAGAGGAGCTTTCTCGAGTGCATCGCAAGCCGCGAGGAAGGACCGGCAGCAGCCCTTGAATGCCAGGAAGTGTACGAGACCGTCGGAAAGGCTATCGAAAAGCTCCCGGACAAGGAGCGGCTTGTTGTATCCCTTTACTACTACGACGAACTGACCATGAAGGAGATCGGGAACGTCCTCAATCTCACCGAATCCCGTGTTTCCCAGATCCACACCAAGGCAGTCCTGAGGTTGAGGGCGAAGCTGAGAAGGCTGGCAGACCAGTGA
- a CDS encoding chemotaxis response regulator CheY, with product MADTNMKILVVDDFATMRRIIKNVLREIGYNNIVEADDGATALPKLRTDTIDFVIADWNMPNMTGLELLKAVRSDEALKDIPFLMVTAEAQKDNIIEAIQAGVSNYVVKPFTPETLREKIAQTLAKAQ from the coding sequence ATGGCGGACACCAACATGAAGATCCTCGTTGTCGACGATTTTGCCACTATGCGGAGAATCATAAAGAACGTTCTCCGCGAGATAGGATACAACAATATCGTGGAAGCCGATGACGGAGCAACAGCCCTGCCCAAGTTGCGGACAGACACGATCGATTTCGTCATTGCAGACTGGAACATGCCGAACATGACGGGGCTTGAGCTTCTCAAGGCAGTCCGCAGCGATGAAGCCCTGAAGGACATCCCTTTCCTCATGGTGACTGCAGAGGCTCAGAAGGACAATATCATCGAGGCCATTCAAGCAGGAGTCAGCAACTACGTAGTCAAACCCTTCACCCCGGAAACGCTCAGGGAAAAGATCGCTCAGACCCTCGCCAAGGCGCAGTAG
- a CDS encoding Hpt domain-containing protein, protein MIDKKIKQKIENLSEMQVLVEPSDLKTLADLCKGLEEIGQWAAKASHPQVEAAARAGEKLLKAVIFEETPDPKAALETVGGTISGLQAILCNGCSPEEVVFPPELGLGGIEGSARQGGNPGSSRQPDGQTPQLASADQEILADFLSRQGEFVEKMEHLVLALEKSVDPDRLSELKGILHTLKGEAGLLGLRDVESLCHATENMLTTNNPAEIMESLLQVKDWLGAAFKAYSEGKEPPRLVEGPLTAPSPGRLQDKTDFSQGEATKSNKENFPSAGSAADHRKSASREDSSAIVGDPELLQDFVSEAMEHLEGADLYVLTLETEPGNEEALNAVFRAFHTIKGVAGFLGLDQIRSLAHEAENLLDMARRGELKLEGRAIDVTFDAIDTLKRLVGRVGSPDSSGKPTEEGELITRLLDRIHSVASGRPDGGTEEPLLAKGGKDKKLGEILVESGVTSRESVNAVLAKQQEARERPKLGEQLVRDGKTTAKQVAHALRCQKGQDQEHSALHVKEAVKVDSDRLDRMVDTIGELVIAESMVRKSVEEIARFSPQLARQIAQLGKITRELQTMGMSLRMVPVRSTFQRMARLVRDLAKKAGKPVQFVTSGEDAELDKVVVDRIGDPLVHMLRNAVDHGLEASPEERRRAGKPEKGRIELRAFHKGGNIYIEIEDDGRGLDREAILAKGQQQGLVRKGQQLNDRELFGLIFEPGFSTAEKVTDISGRGVGMDVVKRNVEELRGQVEIRSERGKGTVFTIRLPLTLAIIDGMVARVGKERYIIPTLSIVQLIEPKRGDISTVLEQSEVLSVQGKFVPLLRLSSLYGIPDGKEESCHSLVMIIEEDGRQVGLMVDELLGQQQIVIKNLGSGVGSVPGISGGAIMPDGLVGLILDVGGLIRLASREASGGGRRFRSQIEK, encoded by the coding sequence ATGATCGACAAGAAGATTAAGCAGAAGATCGAAAATCTCTCGGAAATGCAGGTTCTAGTGGAGCCGTCCGACCTTAAGACCTTGGCCGACCTTTGTAAAGGGCTTGAAGAAATCGGCCAATGGGCGGCCAAGGCCTCACACCCGCAGGTAGAGGCCGCGGCAAGAGCGGGGGAGAAACTCCTCAAGGCGGTAATCTTCGAAGAGACTCCGGATCCCAAAGCAGCCCTGGAGACTGTTGGCGGAACGATTTCTGGGCTTCAGGCGATTTTGTGCAACGGGTGTAGCCCCGAAGAGGTGGTATTCCCCCCTGAACTAGGGTTGGGGGGGATTGAAGGCTCCGCCCGTCAGGGGGGAAATCCGGGTAGTTCCCGGCAGCCGGACGGGCAGACCCCACAGCTGGCTTCCGCAGACCAGGAGATTCTTGCCGATTTCCTCTCGCGCCAAGGGGAATTTGTGGAGAAGATGGAACACCTCGTTCTTGCCCTCGAAAAATCCGTTGACCCGGATAGGTTGAGCGAGCTCAAAGGGATTCTCCACACCCTGAAGGGCGAGGCGGGGCTGTTAGGGTTGAGGGATGTCGAGAGCCTCTGTCATGCCACCGAAAACATGCTCACCACCAACAACCCTGCCGAAATCATGGAATCCCTTCTGCAAGTGAAGGATTGGCTCGGTGCGGCCTTCAAGGCGTATTCGGAAGGGAAAGAGCCGCCAAGACTCGTGGAAGGGCCTTTGACCGCACCGTCGCCCGGCCGGCTGCAAGATAAGACAGATTTCTCTCAGGGCGAAGCCACAAAATCAAACAAGGAGAACTTCCCTTCTGCCGGAAGCGCCGCGGATCACCGGAAGAGCGCATCCCGGGAAGATTCCAGCGCCATCGTGGGTGACCCGGAGCTCCTACAGGATTTCGTGTCCGAGGCCATGGAGCATCTGGAAGGGGCGGATCTGTACGTCCTCACTCTGGAAACGGAGCCGGGAAACGAAGAGGCCCTCAACGCCGTTTTTCGAGCCTTTCACACGATCAAAGGGGTGGCGGGGTTTCTCGGACTTGACCAGATTAGAAGTCTCGCCCACGAGGCGGAGAATCTTCTGGACATGGCACGGAGGGGCGAACTGAAATTGGAAGGGAGGGCTATCGATGTTACCTTCGATGCGATAGATACTCTCAAGCGCCTCGTGGGCAGGGTTGGTTCCCCCGATTCTTCCGGAAAACCTACCGAAGAAGGTGAGCTTATAACCCGACTGTTGGATCGTATCCACTCTGTGGCTTCGGGGAGACCAGATGGCGGGACGGAAGAGCCGCTTCTGGCCAAGGGGGGGAAGGACAAGAAACTCGGTGAGATTCTTGTCGAGTCAGGGGTGACGAGCCGGGAGAGTGTGAATGCCGTTTTGGCAAAACAACAGGAGGCCCGGGAGAGGCCAAAGCTCGGCGAACAGCTCGTACGGGACGGCAAAACCACGGCCAAACAGGTGGCTCATGCCTTGCGGTGCCAAAAGGGCCAGGATCAGGAACACTCCGCCCTGCACGTCAAGGAAGCCGTAAAGGTCGATTCGGACCGGCTCGACCGAATGGTGGATACAATCGGAGAACTGGTCATAGCTGAATCGATGGTAAGGAAATCAGTGGAAGAGATTGCCCGTTTCTCCCCTCAGCTTGCTCGGCAGATAGCGCAGTTGGGCAAAATAACGCGTGAGCTTCAGACAATGGGCATGTCGCTTCGGATGGTGCCTGTGCGTTCAACATTTCAGAGGATGGCGCGCTTGGTTCGGGATCTTGCGAAGAAGGCAGGCAAACCCGTGCAATTCGTTACATCAGGTGAGGACGCGGAACTCGACAAGGTGGTTGTGGACCGGATCGGTGATCCCCTGGTCCACATGCTGCGAAATGCGGTTGACCACGGGTTGGAAGCGAGCCCGGAGGAGCGGCGCAGGGCAGGCAAACCTGAAAAGGGACGTATCGAGCTCCGGGCCTTCCACAAGGGCGGGAATATTTACATAGAGATCGAGGATGACGGCCGCGGGCTTGACCGTGAAGCTATCCTTGCCAAAGGACAGCAACAAGGCCTGGTCCGTAAAGGCCAGCAATTGAATGATAGGGAGCTTTTTGGCCTGATTTTCGAACCGGGTTTTTCCACGGCCGAAAAAGTAACGGACATCTCAGGCCGCGGGGTAGGGATGGATGTTGTCAAGCGGAATGTCGAGGAACTCCGCGGGCAAGTGGAGATCAGATCTGAAAGGGGCAAGGGAACGGTCTTCACAATACGGCTGCCTCTCACCCTTGCCATCATTGACGGCATGGTAGCTAGGGTTGGCAAGGAACGGTATATCATTCCGACTCTTTCGATCGTCCAACTGATCGAACCAAAGAGAGGCGATATTTCCACTGTCCTTGAACAGAGCGAAGTGCTTTCGGTGCAGGGCAAATTCGTTCCGCTTTTGCGGTTGAGCAGCCTCTATGGGATTCCAGATGGCAAAGAAGAATCCTGCCATTCGCTGGTCATGATAATCGAAGAGGATGGCCGCCAGGTAGGTCTGATGGTAGACGAATTGCTCGGCCAGCAGCAGATTGTGATAAAAAACCTGGGCAGTGGAGTGGGCAGTGTCCCGGGAATTTCGGGAGGCGCGATCATGCCGGATGGACTGGTCGGTTTGATTCTCGATGTCGGAGGGTTGATCAGGCTGGCCAGCAGGGAAGCGTCGGGGGGGGGACGGCGTTTCCGTTCCCAAATAGAGAAGTGA
- a CDS encoding protein-glutamate O-methyltransferase, with amino-acid sequence MDRATFKRFRQIVYEKSGISLGENKEALVAARVGKRMRALSIHDYRSYLERVVQDDKGEEIVHLLDAISTNVTSFFRESDHFDFLKRAVSEWLAHGQRRFRFWSAACSTGEEPYSLAMVLLEAAEGRDIDLRILGTDISTRVLDACRAGVYGEEKIKDVPVTFRGRYFDRLNEGGAVFYAVKKTLKKMTIFKRLNLAMQPFPMKGPFDAVLCRNVMIYFDNETRGGLVDEIYRLLKHGGYLIIGHAESLMRLTNRFKLLKPSIYVKQ; translated from the coding sequence ATGGACAGGGCAACATTCAAGCGGTTCAGACAGATCGTATATGAGAAAAGCGGGATCTCGCTGGGGGAAAACAAAGAGGCCTTGGTGGCGGCCCGAGTGGGAAAACGGATGCGTGCCCTTTCGATCCATGACTACCGCAGCTATCTGGAGCGCGTGGTTCAGGATGACAAAGGAGAGGAAATCGTCCACCTTCTCGATGCGATCTCGACCAACGTGACGAGCTTCTTTCGTGAATCCGACCATTTCGATTTTCTGAAGAGGGCTGTTTCGGAGTGGCTGGCTCATGGGCAGAGGCGGTTCCGCTTCTGGTCGGCTGCTTGTTCCACGGGTGAAGAGCCCTATTCCCTCGCCATGGTACTACTTGAAGCCGCCGAAGGCCGCGACATAGACCTGAGGATCCTCGGCACGGATATTTCTACTCGTGTCCTTGATGCCTGCCGGGCTGGCGTTTATGGCGAGGAGAAGATTAAGGATGTCCCTGTTACTTTCAGGGGACGATATTTCGACCGACTGAACGAGGGGGGTGCGGTGTTTTATGCAGTGAAAAAGACCTTGAAAAAGATGACCATTTTCAAGCGGCTTAATTTAGCCATGCAGCCTTTTCCCATGAAGGGGCCTTTTGATGCGGTCCTGTGCCGTAATGTGATGATCTACTTTGACAACGAGACCCGGGGAGGCCTTGTGGATGAGATATACAGGCTTCTCAAACATGGTGGGTACCTGATCATAGGTCATGCCGAAAGCTTGATGAGGCTGACGAATCGGTTCAAGCTCTTGAAGCCATCCATATACGTGAAGCAGTAG
- a CDS encoding chemotaxis protein CheD, translating into MNHTIGISEMKVSSRPEDILVTYSLGSCIGVSLYDPAIQVGGLIHCMLPLSKIDPPKAEANPCMFTDTGVALLLQAVFDMGAERKRLVAKVAGAASFLDEKEMFRIGERNYTVLRKILWKNDILIAAEDIGGTISRTMYLYIAGGQTVVKSGGREVEL; encoded by the coding sequence GTGAATCATACCATTGGCATATCGGAGATGAAGGTCTCCAGTCGGCCCGAAGATATCCTCGTTACATACTCCCTGGGGTCATGCATCGGAGTTTCTTTGTACGACCCGGCCATACAAGTCGGGGGTCTCATCCACTGTATGCTTCCTCTGTCAAAGATCGATCCTCCCAAGGCAGAGGCCAACCCATGTATGTTTACGGATACGGGTGTCGCTCTCCTACTGCAAGCCGTCTTCGACATGGGAGCGGAAAGAAAACGCCTGGTTGCCAAGGTCGCGGGTGCCGCAAGCTTTCTCGACGAAAAGGAGATGTTCAGAATAGGGGAACGGAACTACACGGTTCTGAGGAAGATTCTCTGGAAGAACGATATTCTGATCGCTGCAGAAGACATCGGGGGAACGATTTCACGGACAATGTACCTCTACATAGCAGGAGGCCAGACGGTCGTCAAGTCCGGAGGCCGAGAGGTAGAACTATGA
- a CDS encoding HDOD domain-containing protein — protein MNRRKEILSKARSVTWMPIAATKLFKLLQDPHVRIRDVTETAELDPGLTADLLRLANSSIYSWARRIGSIQEAVLRLGTDKVFELVVASVAATLAKGGIKGYGLPPGELWRHSVAVAIGACELSAALNLDSSKYTFTSALLHDIGKIVLGTFVQIDAVPITALAFEKNVPFEEAERRVLGIDHAEVGAFLLECWNLPEELVDVVRWHHQPEHFLDEPGPADLVHVADALSMMGGIGTGMDGLNYRLSSRLASRLGLKAQITERVACRTIEKLEEMKGFFKLTRGR, from the coding sequence ATGAACCGGAGAAAGGAGATTCTTTCAAAGGCCCGCTCCGTGACCTGGATGCCGATTGCCGCGACCAAGCTTTTCAAGCTTCTCCAGGATCCCCATGTCAGAATCCGTGACGTCACGGAGACAGCCGAGCTCGACCCTGGACTAACCGCAGACCTGCTGCGCTTGGCAAACTCCTCGATCTACTCGTGGGCGAGAAGGATCGGTTCTATCCAGGAGGCAGTCCTTCGGCTGGGTACAGATAAGGTCTTTGAGCTTGTCGTAGCCTCGGTCGCGGCCACCCTGGCGAAAGGGGGAATCAAGGGCTACGGCCTTCCCCCGGGCGAGCTGTGGCGGCACTCGGTTGCCGTTGCCATTGGCGCTTGTGAACTCTCAGCCGCCTTGAATCTCGACTCCTCCAAATACACCTTTACATCGGCCTTGCTCCACGATATCGGGAAAATCGTACTCGGGACGTTCGTACAGATCGATGCTGTTCCGATCACAGCTCTGGCATTTGAGAAGAACGTACCCTTCGAGGAAGCCGAAAGGCGAGTGTTGGGGATCGACCATGCTGAGGTCGGTGCCTTTCTTCTGGAGTGCTGGAATCTGCCGGAGGAGCTCGTTGATGTGGTTCGATGGCATCATCAGCCGGAACATTTCTTGGATGAGCCGGGGCCGGCCGATCTGGTCCATGTGGCCGACGCCCTGTCGATGATGGGAGGCATTGGGACAGGTATGGACGGCCTCAATTATCGCCTGTCCAGCCGGCTTGCTTCCCGGTTGGGCCTGAAAGCCCAGATAACGGAGAGGGTGGCGTGCCGAACCATAGAGAAACTCGAGGAAATGAAAGGCTTCTTTAAGCTTACAAGAGGGAGGTGA
- a CDS encoding response regulator, with protein MALNILVVDDSQTVRAVIAKTLQLAGVPVNELHQASNGKEALDILDDHWIDLVFADINMPVMTGIEMIERMSQDGLLGTIPVVVVSTEGSAPRIEELKSKGVRVYVRKPFTPELIRMVVDEIMGTDDDK; from the coding sequence ATGGCCCTCAATATCCTTGTGGTTGACGACTCACAGACGGTGCGGGCCGTGATTGCCAAAACACTTCAGCTGGCCGGTGTACCTGTTAATGAACTCCACCAGGCCTCCAATGGGAAGGAAGCCTTGGACATCCTGGACGACCATTGGATAGATCTCGTCTTTGCAGACATCAACATGCCCGTGATGACCGGCATTGAAATGATCGAGAGAATGAGTCAAGACGGCCTCTTGGGGACCATCCCGGTCGTTGTGGTTTCAACCGAAGGAAGCGCGCCCCGAATTGAAGAGCTGAAGTCAAAGGGCGTCCGTGTATATGTGCGGAAGCCCTTTACTCCGGAGCTGATTCGAATGGTCGTGGATGAAATCATGGGAACGGACGATGATAAATGA